One segment of Phaeacidiphilus oryzae TH49 DNA contains the following:
- a CDS encoding PucR family transcriptional regulator ligand-binding domain-containing protein: protein MRIEALLDPAAPRLQLLTGEDLLDRTVTGVMTTDLRDPGRYLHGGELVLTGMLWRTGPEDSERFVRTIAEGGAVALAAGVAEVGPVPDDLVAAALRHRVPLFSVPEDTAFGTITEYVVKQISADRASDLAALVERHRMLVSAAGGAGGLDAVLQLLGGDLDLDCWVIAPTGRIVAGPAEALPEARRQALARAALAALRRGRAAPYPVPGGGGEDGGPTFSVLPVPAEDAEPQPLADWLLVVAGDVTEWTPKRRHLAENLARLAGAERSRRDRGQALRARLADEVAELLRHDGDPGELARALDAAAAMAAGGGAGGTEARPSWLVVSAEGPGLPPYAVKAALAEALAQPAPRALVAAAGESGAIALVPAPGGRRPGRSPRRTGVPLPSGSPPCSPRWRPRSAPTPGWCWG, encoded by the coding sequence TTGCGGATCGAGGCGCTGCTCGACCCCGCCGCCCCGCGACTGCAGCTCCTCACCGGAGAGGACCTGCTGGACCGGACGGTGACCGGGGTGATGACCACCGACCTCCGGGACCCCGGCCGCTACCTCCACGGCGGCGAGCTGGTGCTCACCGGCATGCTCTGGCGGACCGGCCCGGAGGACTCCGAGCGCTTCGTCCGCACCATCGCCGAGGGCGGCGCGGTCGCGCTGGCGGCCGGGGTCGCCGAGGTCGGGCCGGTGCCGGACGACCTGGTGGCGGCCGCGCTGCGGCACCGCGTCCCGCTCTTCTCCGTCCCCGAGGACACCGCGTTCGGGACGATCACCGAGTACGTGGTCAAGCAGATCTCCGCGGACCGCGCCTCCGACCTGGCCGCGCTGGTCGAGCGGCACCGGATGCTGGTGTCCGCCGCGGGCGGGGCCGGCGGGCTGGACGCGGTGCTCCAGCTGCTGGGCGGGGACCTCGACCTGGACTGCTGGGTGATCGCCCCGACCGGGCGGATCGTCGCCGGTCCCGCCGAGGCGCTGCCGGAGGCGCGGCGGCAGGCGCTGGCGCGCGCCGCGCTGGCCGCCCTCCGGCGCGGGCGGGCCGCGCCGTACCCGGTGCCCGGGGGTGGCGGCGAGGACGGCGGCCCGACCTTCTCCGTCCTCCCCGTCCCGGCGGAGGACGCGGAGCCGCAGCCGCTCGCCGACTGGCTGCTCGTGGTCGCGGGGGACGTCACGGAATGGACCCCGAAACGGCGTCATCTCGCCGAGAACCTGGCCCGGTTGGCCGGCGCGGAGCGCTCCAGGCGGGACCGCGGACAGGCGCTGCGGGCCCGGCTGGCCGACGAGGTCGCGGAGCTGCTCCGGCACGACGGCGACCCGGGCGAGCTGGCCCGCGCGCTGGACGCGGCCGCCGCGATGGCCGCCGGGGGCGGCGCCGGCGGCACGGAGGCCCGGCCGAGCTGGCTGGTGGTCTCCGCCGAGGGGCCGGGGCTGCCGCCGTACGCGGTCAAGGCGGCGCTGGCCGAGGCGCTGGCCCAGCCCGCTCCCCGGGCGCTGGTCGCGGCGGCGGGGGAGAGCGGGGCGATCGCGCTGGTCCCGGCCCCCGGGGGCCGGCGGCCGGGCCGGAGTCCGCGGCGGACGGGGGTTCCGCTGCCGAGCGGCTCGCCGCCCTGCTCGCCCCGCTGGAGGCCGCGCTCGGCGCCGACGCCCGGCTGGTGCTGGGGGTGA
- a CDS encoding TetR/AcrR family transcriptional regulator, protein MTDRTTAAPADRTPAPTSRERLLDAAAELFYRRGVHIGVEELCRTAGVSKRSMYQLFASKDEVVAAGLAHRAPGYRAGLLPPADDGRSPRERILYVFERVEEAAADPGYRGCPFLAAAVEVKSPEHPASLVARRVKSGLTAFFQREAERGGAREPALLARQLTVAFDGSGAWSVVRAEPLDGLALATAGALLDAAGLTG, encoded by the coding sequence ATGACCGACCGCACGACCGCCGCCCCGGCCGACCGCACGCCCGCCCCCACGAGCCGGGAACGTCTGCTGGACGCCGCCGCCGAGCTGTTCTACCGGCGGGGCGTGCACATCGGCGTCGAGGAGCTGTGCCGTACCGCCGGCGTCTCCAAGCGGTCCATGTACCAGCTCTTCGCGAGCAAGGACGAGGTGGTCGCGGCCGGGCTGGCGCACCGGGCGCCCGGATACCGCGCGGGGCTCCTGCCGCCGGCCGACGACGGGCGCTCGCCGCGCGAGCGGATCCTGTACGTCTTCGAGCGGGTGGAGGAGGCCGCCGCCGATCCCGGCTACCGCGGCTGCCCGTTCCTCGCCGCCGCGGTGGAGGTCAAGTCCCCCGAGCATCCGGCGAGCCTGGTGGCCAGACGGGTCAAGTCCGGTCTGACCGCCTTCTTCCAGCGCGAGGCCGAACGCGGTGGCGCGCGCGAACCGGCCCTGCTGGCACGTCAGTTGACCGTCGCCTTCGACGGGTCGGGCGCCTGGTCGGTGGTCCGCGCCGAGCCGCTGGACGGCCTCGCCCTGGCCACCGCCGGGGCGCTGCTGGACGCGGCGGGGCTGACCGGCTGA
- a CDS encoding PucR family transcriptional regulator: protein MSAPAAEVGGLRGALEEARHARRIAETRVGRVTAAGPEQLASHVLLLAAVPDEIRRAFRERLLSRVIAYDLEHQADLVDTLEAFLRYDGSWTRCASALHVHVNTLRYRIRRIEELTGRDLARLDDRVDFYLALELA from the coding sequence GTGAGTGCCCCGGCGGCCGAGGTCGGCGGGCTGCGCGGGGCGCTGGAGGAGGCCCGGCACGCGCGGCGGATCGCCGAGACGCGGGTCGGCCGGGTCACCGCGGCCGGCCCGGAGCAGCTGGCCTCGCATGTCCTGCTGCTGGCGGCGGTGCCGGACGAGATCCGCCGGGCCTTCCGGGAGCGCCTCCTCTCCCGGGTGATCGCCTACGACCTGGAGCACCAGGCCGACCTGGTCGACACCCTGGAGGCGTTCCTCCGCTACGACGGCTCCTGGACGCGCTGCGCCTCGGCGCTCCACGTCCACGTCAACACCCTGCGCTACCGCATCCGCCGGATCGAGGAGCTGACCGGCCGCGACCTCGCCCGCCTGGACGACCGGGTGGACTTCTACCTCGCGCTCGAACTCGCCTGA
- a CDS encoding MEDS domain-containing protein, with protein sequence MSMPVAVSGVGRMRPGDHLCLVHETPEERESVLADFIADGLMDRQKVLLLSAEGTLGDLSGLLTAVGARGLDPGAYLDSGVLAVRPAADAARAVEAALLSGAPAVRLCRDAPRSLAADELRATEERLAAAVASQPVLALCAYNAVAFTQSEIQEAIRDHGGGLVELDPLYEDGLLRVVRRFTPPALRAEGDIDASNVVHLARVLGAECVRLRRRPATGPGGQPEALRLEAGRLDFIDVTGMRLLVQTASRLHAEGGRRLVLVGLAPHLRRVMRVVGWDLTPGLVIVDERGGERGDQYGGALPTCGPGPPAAPPCRPPRADPHRRAPRHPTPGPAAIPRRGPGGRAPNPRPAPNRAGTRARTRHRAEPVPAGAPPALAARRAARTDVEARARRAVPPPVRAPGRSPTTHRYPPPACGQAAASARQASSSAR encoded by the coding sequence ATGAGCATGCCCGTGGCCGTTTCCGGCGTGGGCCGCATGCGACCCGGGGATCATCTGTGCCTGGTCCACGAGACCCCTGAAGAGCGCGAGTCGGTGCTCGCGGACTTCATCGCGGACGGCCTGATGGACCGCCAGAAGGTGCTCCTCCTCTCCGCGGAGGGCACGCTCGGCGATCTCTCCGGACTGCTGACCGCGGTCGGCGCGCGCGGCCTGGATCCCGGCGCGTACCTCGACAGCGGGGTGCTCGCGGTACGCCCGGCCGCCGACGCGGCCCGGGCCGTGGAGGCGGCCCTCCTCTCCGGCGCCCCCGCGGTACGCCTCTGCCGGGACGCCCCGCGCAGCCTGGCCGCCGACGAACTACGGGCGACGGAGGAGCGGTTGGCGGCGGCAGTGGCCTCGCAGCCGGTGCTCGCGCTCTGCGCCTACAACGCGGTGGCCTTCACCCAGTCGGAGATCCAGGAGGCGATCCGGGACCACGGCGGCGGCCTGGTCGAGCTGGACCCGCTGTACGAGGACGGGCTGCTGCGGGTGGTGCGGCGGTTCACCCCGCCGGCCCTCCGCGCCGAGGGCGACATCGACGCCTCCAACGTCGTCCACCTCGCGCGGGTGCTGGGCGCCGAGTGCGTCCGGCTCCGCCGGCGCCCGGCGACAGGGCCCGGCGGGCAGCCGGAAGCGCTCCGGCTGGAGGCCGGCCGGCTGGACTTCATCGACGTCACCGGGATGCGGCTGCTGGTGCAGACCGCCTCCCGGCTGCACGCCGAGGGCGGCCGGCGGCTGGTGCTGGTGGGCCTCGCCCCGCATCTCCGCCGGGTGATGCGGGTGGTCGGCTGGGACCTGACGCCCGGTCTGGTCATCGTGGACGAGCGGGGCGGCGAACGCGGAGACCAGTACGGCGGCGCCCTCCCCACCTGCGGCCCCGGCCCGCCGGCCGCCCCGCCCTGCCGTCCCCCGCGCGCTGACCCCCACCGCCGCGCCCCGAGACACCCGACCCCCGGCCCGGCTGCGATCCCCCGGCGCGGCCCCGGGGGCCGGGCCCCGAACCCGAGACCGGCCCCGAACCGGGCCGGAACCCGAGCCCGAACCCGCCACCGTGCCGAGCCCGTGCCCGCCGGGGCCCCGCCGGCGCTCGCCGCCCGGCGGGCAGCGCGGACCGACGTGGAAGCGCGGGCTCGGCGCGCGGTTCCGCCCCCGGTTCGCGCACCCGGCCGGTCCCCGACCACTCACCGGTACCCGCCCCCCGCATGCGGCCAAGCCGCCGCGTCGGCTCGTCAGGCGAGTTCGAGCGCGAGGTAG